From Orcinus orca chromosome 3, mOrcOrc1.1, whole genome shotgun sequence, a single genomic window includes:
- the PNPLA6 gene encoding patatin-like phospholipase domain-containing protein 6 isoform X4, whose translation MGESRPGPTAVSGAALAPWDEVPDVPAPGEGLAEWACDAQPVPFVPQVLGVMIGAGVAVLVTAVLILLLVRRLRVPKTPAPDGPRYRFRKRDKVLFYGRKIMRKVSQSTSSLVDASVSTTSRPRMKKKLKMLNIAKKILRIQKEAPTLQRKEPPPAVLEADLTEGDLANSHLPSEVLYMLKNVRVLGHFEKPLFLELCRHMVFQRLSQGDYVFRPGQPDASIYVVQDGLLELCLPAPDGKECVVKEVVPGDSVNSLLSILDVITGHQHPQRTVSARAARDSTVLRLPVEAFSAVFTKYPESLVRVVQIIMVRLQRVTFLALHNYLGLTNELFSHEIQPLRLFPSPGLPARTSPVRGSKRIASTSASEEARETPGRPPDPTGAPLPATAGDPVKPTSLEAPSAPLLSRCISMPVDISGLQGGPRSDFDMAYERGRISVSLQEEASWGPQAALAREPREQPAGACEYSYCEDESATGGCPFGPYQGRQTSSIFEAAKRELAKLMRIEDPSLLNSRVLLHHTKAGTIIARQGDQDVSLHFVLWGCLHVYQRMIDKAEDVCLFVVQPGELVGQLAVLTGEPLIFTLRAQRDCTFLRISKSDFYEIMRAQPSVVLSAAQTVAARMSPFVRQMDFAIDWTAVEAGRALYRQGDRSDCTYIVLNGRLRSVIQRGNGKKELVGEYGRGDLIGVVEALTRQPRATTVHAVRDTELAKLPEGTLGHIKRRYPQVVTRLIHLLSQKILGNLQQLQGPFPGSGLGVPPHSELTNPASNLATVAVLPVCAEVPMVAFMLELQHALQAIGPTLLLNSDIIRARLGASALDSIQEFRLSGWLAQQEDTHRIVLYQTDASLTPWTVRCLRQADCILIVGLGDQEPTLGQLEQMLENTAVRALKQLVLLHREEGPGPTRTVEWLNMRSWCSGHLHLRCPRRLFSRRSPAKLHELYEKVFSRRADRHSDFSRLARVLTGNTIALVLGGGGARGCSHIGVLKALEEAGVPVDLVGGTSIGSFIGALYAEERSASRTKQRAREWAKSMTSVLEPVLDLTYPVTSMFTGSAFNRSIHRVFQDKQIEDLWLPYFNVTTDITASAMRVHKDGSLWRYVRASMTLSGYLPPLCDPKDGHLLMDGGYINNLPADIARSMGAKTVIAIDVGSQDETDLSTYGDSLSGWWLLWKRLNPWADKIKVPDMAEIQSRLAYVSCVRQLEVVKSSSYCEYLRPPIDCFKTMDFGKFDQIYDVGYQYGKAVFGGWTRGDIIEKMLTDRRSADLNESRRADVLAFPSSGFTDLAEIVSRIEPPTSYVSVSDGCADGEESDCLTEYEEDVGPDCSRDEGGSPEGASPSTASEMEEGKPILRHRSCLPQDAPRSADA comes from the exons atgggggaGTCGAGGCCCGGGCCGACTGCGGTCTCGGGGGCGGCCTTGGCTCCGTGGGATGAGGTCCCGGACGTCCCGGCCCCCGGGGAAGGCTTGGCGGAGTGGGCATGCGATGCACAGCCAGTGCCGTTCGTCCCGCAGGTGCTGGGCGTGATGATCGGGGCTGGAGTCGCGGTGCTGGTCACGGCCGTGCTCATCCTCCTGCTGGTGCGGAGGCTTCGAGTGCCGA AAACTCCAGCCCCGGATGGCCCGCGGTATCGATTCCGGAAGAGAGATAAAGTGCTTTTCTATGGCCGGAAGATTATGCGGAAG GTATCACAATCCACTTCTTCGCTGGTGGACGCCTCCGTCTCCACCACTTCCCGGCCACGCATGAAGAAGAAActtaagatgctcaacattgctaagaA gaTCCTGCGCATCCAGAAAGAGGCGCCAACGCTGCAGCGGAAGGAGCCCCCGCCTGCGGTGCTGGAGGCTGACCTGACTGAGGGCGACCTGGCCAACTCCCACCTGCCCTCCGAGGTGCTCTACATGCTCAAGAACGTCCG GGTGCTGGGCCACTTTGAGAAGCCGCTCTTCCTGGAGCTGTGCCGGCACATGGTCTTCCAGCGGCTCAGCCAGGGTGACTACGTCTTCCGGCCAGGCCAGCCTGATGCCAGCATCTACGTGGTGCAGGATGGGCTGCTGGAGCTCTGTCTGCCGGCTCCT GATGGGAAGGAGTGTGTGGTGAAGGAAGTGGTTCCTGGGGACAGTGTCAACAGCCTTCTGAGCATCCTGGATGTCATCACC GGTCACCAGCACCCCCAGCGTACTGTGTCTGCTCGGGCGGCCCGAGACTCCACGGTGCTGCGGCTTCCAGTCGAGGCCTTCTCAGCCGTCTTCACCAAGTATCCCGAGAGCTTGGTGCGGGTAGTGCAG ATCATCATGGTGAGGCTGCAGCGGGTCACTTTCCTGGCGCTTCACAACTACCTGGGTCTGACCAACGAGCTCTTCAGCCAC gagaTCCAGCCCCTGCGCCTCTTCCCCAGCCCGGGCCTCCCAGCCCGCACCAGCCCTGTGCGTGGCTCCAAGCGGATAGCCAGCACCTCTGCTTCTGAGGAGGCGAGGGAGACGCCTGGCCGGCCGCCTGACCCCACCGGGGCCCCACTGCCTGCAACTGCAG GGGACCCAGTGAAGCCCACATCCCTGGAAGCCCCCTCGGCGCCCTTGCTGAGTCGCTGCATCTCGATGCCAGTGGACATCTCAG GCTTGCAGGGCGGCCCTCGCTCGGACTTCGACATGGCATATGAGCGGGGCCGGATCTCCGTGTCCCTGCAGGAAGAGGCCTCATGGGGGCCCCAGGCAGCCCTGGCTCGG GAGCCCCGGGAGCAGCCAGCCGGCGCCTGTGAATACAGCTACTGTGAGGATGAGTCGGCCACTGGCGGGTGCCCCTTCGGGCCCTACCAGGGCCGCCAGACAAGCAGCATCTTTGAGGCGGCGAAGCGAGAGCTGGCCAAGCTGATGCGGATTGAG gaCCCCTCCCTTTTGAACAGCCGAGTCTTGCTGCACCACACCAAAGCCGGCACCATCATTGCCCGCCAGGGGGACCAG GATGTGAGCCTGCACTTCGTGCTCTGGGGCTGCCTGCACGTCTACCAGCGCATGATCGACAAGGCCGAAGACGTGTGCCTGTTCGTGGTGCAGCCCGGGGAGCTGGTGGGGCAGCTGGCCGTGCTTACCGGCGAGCCCCTCATCTTCACGCTGCGAGCCCAGCGTGATTGCACCTTCCTGCGGATCTCCAAGTCTGACTTCTATGA GATCATGCGTGCACAGCCCAGTGTAGTGCTGAGCGCCGCGCAGACCGTGGCCGCGAGGATGTCGCCCTTCGTGCGCCAGATGGACTTCGCCATCGACTGGACAGCGGTAGAGGCGGGACGCGCACTGTACAG gcagggCGACCGCTCCGACTGCACCTACATCGTGCTCAATGGGCGGCTGCGAAGTGTCATCCAGCGTGGCAATGGCAAGAAGGAGTTGGTGGGCGAGTACGGCCGCGGGGATCTCATAGGAGTG GTGGAGGCGCTGACCAGgcagccacgtgccacaacggtgcACGCGGTGCGCGACACAGAGCTGGCCAAACTCCCCGAGGGCACCCTGGGCCACATCAAACGTCGATACCCGCAG GTTGTCACCCGCCTCATCCACCTGCTGAGCCAGAAAATTCTGGGGAATTTGCAGCAGCTGCAAGGACCCTTCCCAG GTTCGGGCCTAGGTGTTCCCCCTCACTCGGAGCTCACCAACCCAGCCAGCAACCTGGCAACGGTGGCAGTGCTGCCCGTGTGTGCCGAGGTGCCCATGGTGGCCTTCATGCTGGAGCTGCAGCATGCTTTGCAAGCCATTG GCCCCACACTTCTTCTCAACAGTGACATCATCCGGGCACGCCTGGGGGCCTCTGCACTGGAcag CATCCAAGAATTCCGGCTGTCAGGGTGGCTGGCCCAGCAGGAGGACACGCACCGCATCGTGCTCTACCAGACGGACGCATCGCTGACGCCCTGGACCGTGCGCTGCCTGCGCCAGGCCGACTGCATCCTCATCGTGGGCCTTGGCGACCAGGAGCCCACGCTTGGCCAG CTGGAGCAGATGCTGGAGAACACGGCGGTGCGCGCCCTCAAGCAGCTGGTCCTGCTGCACCGCGAGGAGGGCCCGGGTCCCACGCGCACAGTGGAGTGGCTCAACATGCGCAGCTGGTGCTCGGGGCACCTGCATCTGCGCTGTCCGCGCCGCCTCTTCTCGCGCCGCAGCCCCGCCAAGCTG CACGAGCTCTACGAGAAGGTTTTCTCGAGGCGCGCTGACCGGCACAGCGACTTCTCCCGCCTGGCGCGGGTGCTCACAGGCAACACCATCGCCTTGGtgctgggcgggggcggggccag AGGCTGCTCACATATCGGAGTGCTGAAGGCATTAGAGGAGGCGGGGGTCCCTGTCGACCTGGTGGGCGGCACGTCCATCGGCTCCTTCATCGGGGCCCTGTACGCCGAGGAGCGGAGCGCCAGCCGCACTAAGCAGCGGGCCCGGGAGTGGGCCAAG AGCATGACTTCAGTTCTGGAGCCCGTGCTGGACCTCACCTACCCCGTCACCTCCATGTTCACGGGGTCGGCCTTCAACCGCAGCATCCACCGTGTCTTCCAGGACAAGCAGATCGAG GACCTGTGGCTGCCGTACTTCAACGTGACCACGGACATCACCGCCTCAGCCATGCGTGTCCACAAAGATG GCTCCCTGTGGCGATACGTGCGTGCCAGCATGACACTCTCGGGATACCTGCCGCCACTGTGTGACCCCAAGGATGGGCACCTCCTCATGGACGGCGGCTACATCAACAACCTACCAG CGGACATTGCTCGCAGCATGGGTGCCAAGACGGTCATTGCCATCGACGTGGGAAGCCAGGATGAGACGGACCTTAGCACCTACGGGgacagcctctctggctggtggcTGCTGTGGAAGCGGCTGAACCCCTGGGCAGACAAGATCAAGGTTCCAGACATGGCCGAGATCCAGTCTCGCCTGGCCTATGTGTCCTGCGTGCGGCAGCTGGAGGTCGTGAAGTCCAGCTCGTACTGCGAGTACCTGCGCCCACCCATCGACTGCTTCAAGACCATGGACTTCGGGAAGTTCGACCAGATCTAT GATGTGGGCTACCAGTACGGGAAGGCCGTGTTTGGGGGCTGGACCCGGGGCGACATCATTGAAAAGATGCTCACGGACCGACGGTCTGCAGACCTTAATGAGAGCCGCCGTGCAGAT GTGCTTGCCTTCCCCAGCTCCGGCTTCACCGACTTGGCGGAGATCGTGTCCAGGATCGAGCCCCCCACGAGCTACGTTTCTGTTTCCGACGGCTGCGCAGATG GGGAGGAGTCGGACTGCCTGACTGAGTATGAGGAGGACGTGGGGCCAGACTGCTCGCGGGACGAAGGGGGCTCTCCAGAGGGCGCGAGCCCCAGCACTGCCTCCGAGATG GAGGAGGGGAAGCCGATCCTCCGGCACCGGAGCTGTCTGCCGCAGGATGCCCCCAGATCTGCGGATGCCTGA
- the PNPLA6 gene encoding patatin-like phospholipase domain-containing protein 6 isoform X8, producing the protein MKKKLKMLNIAKKILRIQKEAPTLQRKEPPPAVLEADLTEGDLANSHLPSEVLYMLKNVRVLGHFEKPLFLELCRHMVFQRLSQGDYVFRPGQPDASIYVVQDGLLELCLPAPDGKECVVKEVVPGDSVNSLLSILDVITGHQHPQRTVSARAARDSTVLRLPVEAFSAVFTKYPESLVRVVQIIMVRLQRVTFLALHNYLGLTNELFSHEIQPLRLFPSPGLPARTSPVRGSKRIASTSASEEARETPGRPPDPTGAPLPATAGDPVKPTSLEAPSAPLLSRCISMPVDISGLQGGPRSDFDMAYERGRISVSLQEEASWGPQAALARTPTQEPREQPAGACEYSYCEDESATGGCPFGPYQGRQTSSIFEAAKRELAKLMRIEDPSLLNSRVLLHHTKAGTIIARQGDQDVSLHFVLWGCLHVYQRMIDKAEDVCLFVVQPGELVGQLAVLTGEPLIFTLRAQRDCTFLRISKSDFYEIMRAQPSVVLSAAQTVAARMSPFVRQMDFAIDWTAVEAGRALYRQGDRSDCTYIVLNGRLRSVIQRGNGKKELVGEYGRGDLIGVVEALTRQPRATTVHAVRDTELAKLPEGTLGHIKRRYPQVVTRLIHLLSQKILGNLQQLQGPFPAGSGLGVPPHSELTNPASNLATVAVLPVCAEVPMVAFMLELQHALQAIGPTLLLNSDIIRARLGASALDSIQEFRLSGWLAQQEDTHRIVLYQTDASLTPWTVRCLRQADCILIVGLGDQEPTLGQLEQMLENTAVRALKQLVLLHREEGPGPTRTVEWLNMRSWCSGHLHLRCPRRLFSRRSPAKLHELYEKVFSRRADRHSDFSRLARVLTGNTIALVLGGGGARGCSHIGVLKALEEAGVPVDLVGGTSIGSFIGALYAEERSASRTKQRAREWAKSMTSVLEPVLDLTYPVTSMFTGSAFNRSIHRVFQDKQIEDLWLPYFNVTTDITASAMRVHKDGSLWRYVRASMTLSGYLPPLCDPKDGHLLMDGGYINNLPADIARSMGAKTVIAIDVGSQDETDLSTYGDSLSGWWLLWKRLNPWADKIKVPDMAEIQSRLAYVSCVRQLEVVKSSSYCEYLRPPIDCFKTMDFGKFDQIYDVGYQYGKAVFGGWTRGDIIEKMLTDRRSADLNESRRADVLAFPSSGFTDLAEIVSRIEPPTSYVSVSDGCADGEESDCLTEYEEDVGPDCSRDEGGSPEGASPSTASEMEEGKPILRHRSCLPQDAPRSADA; encoded by the exons ATGAAGAAGAAActtaagatgctcaacattgctaagaA gaTCCTGCGCATCCAGAAAGAGGCGCCAACGCTGCAGCGGAAGGAGCCCCCGCCTGCGGTGCTGGAGGCTGACCTGACTGAGGGCGACCTGGCCAACTCCCACCTGCCCTCCGAGGTGCTCTACATGCTCAAGAACGTCCG GGTGCTGGGCCACTTTGAGAAGCCGCTCTTCCTGGAGCTGTGCCGGCACATGGTCTTCCAGCGGCTCAGCCAGGGTGACTACGTCTTCCGGCCAGGCCAGCCTGATGCCAGCATCTACGTGGTGCAGGATGGGCTGCTGGAGCTCTGTCTGCCGGCTCCT GATGGGAAGGAGTGTGTGGTGAAGGAAGTGGTTCCTGGGGACAGTGTCAACAGCCTTCTGAGCATCCTGGATGTCATCACC GGTCACCAGCACCCCCAGCGTACTGTGTCTGCTCGGGCGGCCCGAGACTCCACGGTGCTGCGGCTTCCAGTCGAGGCCTTCTCAGCCGTCTTCACCAAGTATCCCGAGAGCTTGGTGCGGGTAGTGCAG ATCATCATGGTGAGGCTGCAGCGGGTCACTTTCCTGGCGCTTCACAACTACCTGGGTCTGACCAACGAGCTCTTCAGCCAC gagaTCCAGCCCCTGCGCCTCTTCCCCAGCCCGGGCCTCCCAGCCCGCACCAGCCCTGTGCGTGGCTCCAAGCGGATAGCCAGCACCTCTGCTTCTGAGGAGGCGAGGGAGACGCCTGGCCGGCCGCCTGACCCCACCGGGGCCCCACTGCCTGCAACTGCAG GGGACCCAGTGAAGCCCACATCCCTGGAAGCCCCCTCGGCGCCCTTGCTGAGTCGCTGCATCTCGATGCCAGTGGACATCTCAG GCTTGCAGGGCGGCCCTCGCTCGGACTTCGACATGGCATATGAGCGGGGCCGGATCTCCGTGTCCCTGCAGGAAGAGGCCTCATGGGGGCCCCAGGCAGCCCTGGCTCGG ACCCCTACTCAGGAGCCCCGGGAGCAGCCAGCCGGCGCCTGTGAATACAGCTACTGTGAGGATGAGTCGGCCACTGGCGGGTGCCCCTTCGGGCCCTACCAGGGCCGCCAGACAAGCAGCATCTTTGAGGCGGCGAAGCGAGAGCTGGCCAAGCTGATGCGGATTGAG gaCCCCTCCCTTTTGAACAGCCGAGTCTTGCTGCACCACACCAAAGCCGGCACCATCATTGCCCGCCAGGGGGACCAG GATGTGAGCCTGCACTTCGTGCTCTGGGGCTGCCTGCACGTCTACCAGCGCATGATCGACAAGGCCGAAGACGTGTGCCTGTTCGTGGTGCAGCCCGGGGAGCTGGTGGGGCAGCTGGCCGTGCTTACCGGCGAGCCCCTCATCTTCACGCTGCGAGCCCAGCGTGATTGCACCTTCCTGCGGATCTCCAAGTCTGACTTCTATGA GATCATGCGTGCACAGCCCAGTGTAGTGCTGAGCGCCGCGCAGACCGTGGCCGCGAGGATGTCGCCCTTCGTGCGCCAGATGGACTTCGCCATCGACTGGACAGCGGTAGAGGCGGGACGCGCACTGTACAG gcagggCGACCGCTCCGACTGCACCTACATCGTGCTCAATGGGCGGCTGCGAAGTGTCATCCAGCGTGGCAATGGCAAGAAGGAGTTGGTGGGCGAGTACGGCCGCGGGGATCTCATAGGAGTG GTGGAGGCGCTGACCAGgcagccacgtgccacaacggtgcACGCGGTGCGCGACACAGAGCTGGCCAAACTCCCCGAGGGCACCCTGGGCCACATCAAACGTCGATACCCGCAG GTTGTCACCCGCCTCATCCACCTGCTGAGCCAGAAAATTCTGGGGAATTTGCAGCAGCTGCAAGGACCCTTCCCAG CAGGTTCGGGCCTAGGTGTTCCCCCTCACTCGGAGCTCACCAACCCAGCCAGCAACCTGGCAACGGTGGCAGTGCTGCCCGTGTGTGCCGAGGTGCCCATGGTGGCCTTCATGCTGGAGCTGCAGCATGCTTTGCAAGCCATTG GCCCCACACTTCTTCTCAACAGTGACATCATCCGGGCACGCCTGGGGGCCTCTGCACTGGAcag CATCCAAGAATTCCGGCTGTCAGGGTGGCTGGCCCAGCAGGAGGACACGCACCGCATCGTGCTCTACCAGACGGACGCATCGCTGACGCCCTGGACCGTGCGCTGCCTGCGCCAGGCCGACTGCATCCTCATCGTGGGCCTTGGCGACCAGGAGCCCACGCTTGGCCAG CTGGAGCAGATGCTGGAGAACACGGCGGTGCGCGCCCTCAAGCAGCTGGTCCTGCTGCACCGCGAGGAGGGCCCGGGTCCCACGCGCACAGTGGAGTGGCTCAACATGCGCAGCTGGTGCTCGGGGCACCTGCATCTGCGCTGTCCGCGCCGCCTCTTCTCGCGCCGCAGCCCCGCCAAGCTG CACGAGCTCTACGAGAAGGTTTTCTCGAGGCGCGCTGACCGGCACAGCGACTTCTCCCGCCTGGCGCGGGTGCTCACAGGCAACACCATCGCCTTGGtgctgggcgggggcggggccag AGGCTGCTCACATATCGGAGTGCTGAAGGCATTAGAGGAGGCGGGGGTCCCTGTCGACCTGGTGGGCGGCACGTCCATCGGCTCCTTCATCGGGGCCCTGTACGCCGAGGAGCGGAGCGCCAGCCGCACTAAGCAGCGGGCCCGGGAGTGGGCCAAG AGCATGACTTCAGTTCTGGAGCCCGTGCTGGACCTCACCTACCCCGTCACCTCCATGTTCACGGGGTCGGCCTTCAACCGCAGCATCCACCGTGTCTTCCAGGACAAGCAGATCGAG GACCTGTGGCTGCCGTACTTCAACGTGACCACGGACATCACCGCCTCAGCCATGCGTGTCCACAAAGATG GCTCCCTGTGGCGATACGTGCGTGCCAGCATGACACTCTCGGGATACCTGCCGCCACTGTGTGACCCCAAGGATGGGCACCTCCTCATGGACGGCGGCTACATCAACAACCTACCAG CGGACATTGCTCGCAGCATGGGTGCCAAGACGGTCATTGCCATCGACGTGGGAAGCCAGGATGAGACGGACCTTAGCACCTACGGGgacagcctctctggctggtggcTGCTGTGGAAGCGGCTGAACCCCTGGGCAGACAAGATCAAGGTTCCAGACATGGCCGAGATCCAGTCTCGCCTGGCCTATGTGTCCTGCGTGCGGCAGCTGGAGGTCGTGAAGTCCAGCTCGTACTGCGAGTACCTGCGCCCACCCATCGACTGCTTCAAGACCATGGACTTCGGGAAGTTCGACCAGATCTAT GATGTGGGCTACCAGTACGGGAAGGCCGTGTTTGGGGGCTGGACCCGGGGCGACATCATTGAAAAGATGCTCACGGACCGACGGTCTGCAGACCTTAATGAGAGCCGCCGTGCAGAT GTGCTTGCCTTCCCCAGCTCCGGCTTCACCGACTTGGCGGAGATCGTGTCCAGGATCGAGCCCCCCACGAGCTACGTTTCTGTTTCCGACGGCTGCGCAGATG GGGAGGAGTCGGACTGCCTGACTGAGTATGAGGAGGACGTGGGGCCAGACTGCTCGCGGGACGAAGGGGGCTCTCCAGAGGGCGCGAGCCCCAGCACTGCCTCCGAGATG GAGGAGGGGAAGCCGATCCTCCGGCACCGGAGCTGTCTGCCGCAGGATGCCCCCAGATCTGCGGATGCCTGA